A portion of the Cystobacter ferrugineus genome contains these proteins:
- a CDS encoding sialidase family protein, which translates to MLPTAAKSRRARWPLSRPMALTLLALPLWACGPDAPPERDTSSARLEEALPAGGWRVLMANGGAPIRTITRRADGVLLGGASTGHGITVWASRDNGATWSVHGSVANNPAVEFGDVTMRAIPGTRTVFCAFREFANGQFRITVTRSDNDGDGWVYDSTVVGPESRFVGAPFLFQRANGDLQVYYDSEPLAAQGGYPGHQWIAMQGRRGTTGPWTAYGVVAVSRDKRAGALNREGMATVVQLGGDRLMAVTEGVEPFPTGGARANVINAVESWDGGKTWDDSLRRTVYQSRIDPGSGRRYNAYVPFAIRVGNGPVGVAFCSDEDKAGAPDLSSTPPAQRSCHVGYVSTTSNFETWSSPSPVWTATSRNYTPGLFERASNDVIVVIDALGGNRVLQR; encoded by the coding sequence ATGCTCCCGACCGCCGCGAAGTCCCGCCGTGCCCGCTGGCCCCTCTCGCGCCCGATGGCGCTGACCCTGCTCGCCCTGCCGCTCTGGGCCTGCGGTCCCGACGCGCCCCCCGAGCGTGACACGTCGAGCGCCCGGCTCGAGGAGGCGCTCCCGGCAGGCGGCTGGCGGGTGCTGATGGCCAACGGTGGAGCCCCCATTCGCACCATCACCCGCCGCGCGGACGGGGTGTTGCTGGGCGGGGCGAGCACGGGCCATGGCATCACGGTCTGGGCGAGCCGCGACAACGGCGCGACCTGGTCCGTCCACGGCTCCGTCGCGAACAATCCGGCCGTGGAGTTCGGCGACGTGACGATGCGCGCCATCCCCGGCACGCGAACCGTCTTCTGTGCCTTCCGCGAGTTCGCCAACGGGCAATTCCGCATCACCGTCACCCGGAGCGACAACGACGGGGATGGCTGGGTCTACGACAGCACCGTCGTGGGCCCCGAGTCGCGCTTCGTCGGGGCGCCCTTCCTGTTCCAGCGCGCCAACGGCGATCTGCAGGTGTACTACGACTCCGAGCCGCTCGCCGCGCAGGGGGGCTACCCCGGCCACCAATGGATCGCCATGCAGGGCCGCCGTGGAACCACGGGGCCGTGGACCGCGTACGGCGTGGTGGCCGTGTCGCGGGACAAGCGGGCCGGCGCGCTCAACCGCGAGGGCATGGCCACCGTGGTGCAGCTCGGGGGAGATCGCCTCATGGCCGTCACCGAGGGGGTGGAGCCGTTCCCCACGGGCGGCGCCCGCGCCAACGTCATCAACGCCGTGGAGTCCTGGGACGGAGGCAAGACGTGGGATGACTCGCTGCGCCGCACCGTCTACCAGTCCCGGATCGATCCGGGCTCCGGGCGGCGCTACAACGCCTATGTGCCCTTCGCCATCCGCGTGGGCAACGGCCCCGTGGGCGTGGCCTTCTGCTCCGACGAGGACAAGGCGGGAGCGCCCGACCTGTCGAGCACCCCCCCGGCTCAGCGTAGCTGCCATGTCGGGTACGTGAGCACGACCAGCAACTTCGAGACCTGGTCCTCCCCGAGCCCCGTGTGGACCGCCACCTCGCGCAACTACACGCCGGGCCTCTTCGAGCGCGCCTCCAATGACGTCATCGTGGTGATCGACGCGCTGGGCGGAAATCGTGTCCTGCAGCGGTAG
- a CDS encoding cytochrome P450 family protein yields the protein MVEAVRVNLQREFETPEARANPIPVYAKLRKLGPVLRSTALYGEGFVLPRYEEVVSVLKDPRFANDRRNVPGGTSMDRWWMPAILRLLVSSMVLKDPPDHRRLRNLVQKAFTPIMVENLNGRVAQITEELLDAAVRKPVVDLMEEFALPLPLTVISEMLGVPEPDRINFRKLIAKVLDPAAVSPIAFIRNYPHMLRLNRFLRRLVNLRREQPGDDLVTALVQAEEGGDRLDEDELISMIFLLLFAGHETTVNLIGNGVLALIRHPDQLQKLREQPDLIDSAIEEMLRFTNPVGQVAPRFAREDVEIAGVRIPKGSAITLLIASANLDETAFPNADKLDITRGPNRHVSFGYGIHYCLGAPLARLEARVAIPALLQRFPRLDLAVPAEKLRWRPNMGLRGLEALPLSVSPAGATAGRSAA from the coding sequence ATGGTGGAGGCAGTGCGCGTCAACCTTCAGCGCGAGTTCGAGACCCCGGAGGCGCGGGCCAATCCCATCCCCGTCTACGCGAAGCTGCGGAAGCTGGGGCCGGTCCTCCGCTCGACCGCCCTCTACGGCGAGGGCTTCGTCCTCCCCCGCTACGAGGAGGTCGTCAGCGTCCTCAAGGATCCACGGTTCGCCAACGACCGCCGGAACGTCCCCGGCGGCACGTCCATGGATCGTTGGTGGATGCCGGCCATCCTGAGGCTGCTCGTCTCCAGCATGGTGCTCAAGGATCCGCCGGATCACCGCCGCCTGCGCAACCTCGTCCAGAAGGCGTTCACCCCCATCATGGTCGAGAACCTGAACGGGCGGGTGGCGCAGATCACCGAGGAGCTGCTGGACGCCGCCGTCCGGAAGCCGGTCGTGGACCTCATGGAGGAGTTCGCGCTGCCCCTGCCGCTGACCGTCATCTCGGAGATGCTCGGCGTCCCCGAGCCCGACCGCATCAACTTCCGCAAGCTGATCGCCAAGGTCCTGGATCCCGCGGCGGTGAGCCCCATCGCGTTCATCCGCAACTACCCCCACATGCTCCGGCTGAACCGGTTCCTCCGGAGGCTGGTGAACCTGCGCCGCGAGCAGCCGGGGGATGATCTGGTGACGGCGCTGGTGCAGGCCGAGGAAGGCGGGGACCGGCTCGACGAGGACGAGCTCATCTCCATGATCTTCCTCCTGCTCTTCGCCGGGCACGAGACGACGGTGAACCTCATCGGCAACGGCGTGCTGGCGCTGATACGGCACCCCGACCAGCTCCAGAAGCTGCGCGAGCAGCCCGACCTCATCGACAGCGCCATCGAGGAGATGCTGCGCTTCACCAACCCGGTGGGACAGGTGGCGCCGCGCTTCGCCAGGGAGGATGTGGAGATCGCGGGCGTTCGCATCCCCAAGGGCAGCGCGATCACCCTGCTGATCGCCTCGGCGAACCTGGACGAGACGGCGTTCCCGAACGCGGACAAGCTGGACATCACCCGCGGCCCGAACCGCCATGTGTCCTTCGGGTATGGGATCCACTACTGCCTGGGAGCGCCCCTTGCCCGGCTGGAGGCCCGGGTCGCCATCCCCGCGCTGCTGCAGCGCTTCCCGCGCCTCGACCTGGCGGTGCCGGCGGAGAAGCTGCGCTGGCGTCCCAACATGGGCCTGCGCGGCCTGGAGGCACTGCCCCTCTCCGTATCGCCGGCCGGCGCGACGGCTGGACGGTCCGCCGCGTAG
- a CDS encoding helix-turn-helix transcriptional regulator — MPHPPRRPRPRILTLAALGARGLPLHVSHIASRTLLSSHEPVVATFALFFLVTGGKGHGRHLEQVDARPGELHFIPAGVEIHALNVGELEGWLVAFDPTLLGSLELEPPGRAPMTRGPSAAGLASSLASRWFFRLAIGEARRQRLEHLIAALDAELRERQWDFERAARALFMLLLTELRREAREHASGRFPSPGRLVQDVLAFVAAHSLEPISLADVAAAVDRTPSYVATAVREETGLTVGDWLREHRMAEARRRLLETTTSVESIASQVGYSDVTSFVRGFRRAHGMTPRAWREQHRQEGG, encoded by the coding sequence ATGCCGCACCCTCCCCGAAGACCGAGACCCCGGATCCTCACGCTGGCGGCGCTCGGCGCCCGGGGTCTCCCGCTCCACGTGAGCCACATCGCCAGCCGCACGCTCCTGTCCTCGCACGAGCCGGTGGTCGCCACCTTCGCCCTCTTCTTCCTCGTCACCGGCGGCAAGGGACACGGTCGCCACCTGGAGCAGGTGGACGCGCGCCCGGGGGAGCTTCACTTCATCCCCGCGGGGGTGGAGATCCATGCCCTCAACGTGGGCGAGCTGGAGGGCTGGCTGGTGGCCTTCGACCCCACGCTGCTGGGCTCGCTGGAGTTGGAGCCGCCGGGCCGCGCCCCGATGACAAGAGGGCCTTCGGCGGCGGGCCTGGCGAGCAGCCTGGCCTCCCGGTGGTTCTTCAGGCTCGCGATCGGTGAGGCGCGGCGCCAGCGGCTCGAGCACCTCATCGCCGCGCTGGACGCGGAGCTGCGCGAACGGCAATGGGACTTCGAACGCGCGGCACGCGCCCTGTTCATGCTGCTGCTGACGGAGCTCCGGCGCGAGGCGCGCGAGCACGCGTCCGGGCGCTTCCCGTCGCCGGGCAGGCTGGTGCAGGACGTGCTCGCCTTCGTCGCGGCGCACAGCCTGGAGCCCATCTCGCTGGCGGACGTGGCGGCGGCGGTGGACCGGACGCCCTCGTACGTCGCCACGGCGGTGCGCGAGGAGACCGGGCTGACCGTGGGCGACTGGCTCCGCGAGCACCGCATGGCCGAGGCGCGGCGCCGCCTGCTGGAGACGACGACGAGCGTGGAGTCCATCGCCAGCCAGGTCGGCTACTCGGACGTCACCTCGTTCGTCCGCGGCTTCCGGCGCGCGCACGGGATGACACCCCGGGCCTGGCGCGAGCAACACCGCCAGGAGGGCGGCTGA
- a CDS encoding nuclear transport factor 2 family protein gives MPKSRLVLAALALLSACTHTRPLSPSTPPPRQNLTPEEAVRTYFRASDTSSSRLLRSAFHPSTVMHWVEGSGEPRARTQLEWWQVLDAEADHPEPATERRIAVLDREGPFALVEAVSHWPGHTFDDLLLVVDSPAGWRIVGKVFQRLAPGERATGSTSAQEEIRAVLAGKIEAHAAYSPALLHQTHTPDCLYYRVHVEGVPFSWVTLSEAAAHYAEKQDAGVQDRASPWRILQVEVRGSVAAAKLDVVFEGVRYIDHLLLVHTGGQWRIAAAAWGDPRRDAETNPSTPSQAESGPAPDGSHR, from the coding sequence ATGCCCAAGTCACGCCTCGTGCTGGCGGCCCTCGCGCTGCTCTCGGCCTGCACTCACACCCGCCCCCTGTCTCCCTCCACCCCACCCCCCCGCCAGAACCTCACGCCCGAGGAAGCCGTGCGGACGTACTTCCGCGCCTCCGACACGAGCTCCAGCCGCCTGCTGCGCTCGGCCTTCCATCCCAGTACCGTCATGCACTGGGTGGAGGGCAGCGGGGAGCCGCGGGCGCGCACACAGTTGGAGTGGTGGCAGGTGCTGGACGCGGAGGCGGACCACCCGGAGCCCGCGACCGAGCGCAGGATCGCGGTGCTCGACCGTGAAGGCCCGTTCGCCCTTGTGGAGGCGGTTTCCCACTGGCCCGGCCACACGTTCGATGATCTGCTGCTCGTGGTGGACTCGCCCGCTGGCTGGCGCATCGTGGGCAAGGTGTTTCAGCGGCTCGCGCCCGGGGAGCGCGCGACCGGATCCACCTCCGCACAGGAGGAGATTCGCGCGGTGCTCGCCGGAAAGATCGAGGCACACGCCGCCTACAGCCCCGCGCTGTTGCACCAGACACACACTCCCGACTGCCTCTACTACCGCGTGCACGTCGAGGGAGTGCCCTTCTCGTGGGTGACCCTCTCCGAGGCGGCGGCCCACTACGCGGAGAAACAGGACGCGGGGGTGCAGGACCGCGCGAGCCCGTGGCGCATTCTGCAGGTGGAGGTCCGTGGAAGCGTGGCGGCCGCCAAGCTCGACGTCGTGTTCGAGGGGGTGCGCTACATCGACCACCTGCTGCTCGTGCACACCGGCGGACAGTGGAGGATTGCCGCAGCGGCCTGGGGCGACCCACGACGAGATGCCGAAACGAATCCTTCGACACCTTCCCAGGCCGAATCAGGGCCAGCACCAGACGGCAGCCACCGGTAG
- a CDS encoding LysR family transcriptional regulator — MDFPELPFLRTFVTVYEARSITAASARLHRTQPTVSYQLRRLEEALGAPLFERRSARLVPTPMADRLFRFLGGFARDLHAVLQGDEEGRPLEIAAVSGFGRYVLFPRVLESERLRRALTLRYPSAEEVFRQVLEGQVDVGFSYRATVHPGLVLEPVYEEKLVLVAGPAWARRLRVQADFQDVPLVTYDEGDYVVGRWLGHHFGRRHPRWYSTAHFXELEEVLELVARGQGVAVVPDFCITQGRSLRVVGWSKAALTNTIYVVQRAHAPVRPAVVELLVRLRAST, encoded by the coding sequence ATGGACTTCCCGGAGCTCCCCTTCCTGCGTACCTTCGTGACCGTCTACGAGGCGCGCAGCATCACGGCGGCCTCGGCGCGTCTGCACCGCACCCAGCCCACGGTGAGCTATCAACTGCGCCGCCTGGAGGAGGCGCTCGGCGCGCCGCTATTCGAGCGCCGCTCGGCGCGTCTCGTCCCCACGCCCATGGCGGATCGGCTCTTCCGTTTCCTCGGCGGCTTCGCCCGTGACCTGCATGCCGTGCTGCAGGGGGACGAGGAGGGCCGCCCGCTGGAGATCGCGGCGGTGTCTGGTTTTGGCCGCTACGTGCTCTTTCCACGGGTGCTCGAGTCGGAGCGGCTGCGGCGGGCGCTGACGCTGCGCTACCCATCCGCCGAGGAGGTCTTCCGCCAGGTGCTCGAGGGGCAGGTGGATGTGGGCTTCTCCTACCGGGCCACGGTGCACCCGGGCCTCGTGCTGGAGCCGGTCTACGAGGAGAAGTTGGTGCTCGTGGCGGGGCCGGCCTGGGCCCGCAGACTGCGCGTCCAGGCGGACTTCCAGGACGTGCCGCTCGTGACCTACGACGAGGGCGACTACGTGGTGGGCCGTTGGCTCGGCCATCACTTCGGCAGGCGCCATCCGCGCTGGTACAGCACCGCGCACTTCGAKGAGCTGGAGGAGGTGCTGGAACTGGTGGCGCGCGGACAGGGCGTCGCCGTTGTCCCCGACTTCTGCATCACCCAGGGGCGCTCCCTGCGAGTGGTGGGTTGGAGCAAGGCAGCCCTGACGAACACGATCTACGTGGTGCAGCGGGCCCACGCCCCCGTGCGTCCGGCCGTCGTGGAGTTGCTCGTCCGCCTGCGAGCATCGACGTGA
- a CDS encoding DUF4082 domain-containing protein, whose product MSRFHHSASRLCLFLSLGIIVGCTQGTPAVHESRSTQSGLASEISIFGTSASPTTLEDSDTASVELGVKFRSSVPGAVTGIRFYKGSAANAGTHVGSLWTRAGQRLASATFSNETATGWQTVRFASPVSITANTTYVASYLAPRGSYSATGGYFAGQDATNGPLTALASGVDGQNGVYVYGSGGFPTQSYQNTHYFVDVLFLPTPDTSAPSAPGSLVATASAPGSIQLTWDAATDDVGVTAYLIFRDGDEVASVSGTTRGYRDLGLAASTLYRYTVKARDFAGNTGAASNTASATTSDQQPPDGLNLPRVPWEGGPAFYARFPAMAGTPWLSEDFFPIGYWGAYTDEERRIATDKAHGINTFLETYAGNDSSAGWMRQHGIWNLAGSGLGGEAVGTTFYDETDMWAGPGWDPWTGNVATYDVCIPDDPRRCGFTIYNALYQELNNPNAFIYTNVGKGALMWWSDEQREIGINGADGPDPRANWRFGMVTGDIYFYTDGNIGGEAPNWFGIPANEVRRAANYGEILMTNLRIASGAGNNGEPRIPLGVIVELGGQAQGSVINANQVEGAVWSTLIHEARMLGYFSHVFSDSTANPFTTDVLNDSRAEYQETRERVKKINAEVTALARVLNTQSYVWQFNPSLSTMLKYRDGAAYVFAMQKRQFTSGTYTFTLPAELPASGTIEVLGENRSISYSGGRFTDSFTAEYSHHSYRIPD is encoded by the coding sequence ATGAGCCGGTTTCACCATTCCGCGTCGCGTTTGTGTCTGTTCCTGTCGCTAGGCATCATCGTGGGCTGCACCCAGGGCACGCCCGCGGTCCACGAATCCAGGTCCACCCAGAGTGGCCTCGCGAGCGAAATCAGTATTTTCGGCACGAGCGCGTCGCCCACCACGCTCGAGGATTCGGACACGGCTTCCGTCGAGCTGGGCGTGAAGTTCCGCTCCAGCGTCCCCGGCGCCGTCACCGGCATCCGCTTCTACAAGGGCAGTGCGGCCAACGCGGGCACGCATGTCGGGAGCCTCTGGACCCGCGCCGGGCAGCGGCTCGCCTCCGCGACGTTCTCCAATGAGACCGCGACCGGGTGGCAGACGGTGCGCTTCGCCTCGCCCGTGAGCATCACGGCCAATACCACCTATGTCGCCTCCTACCTCGCACCGCGCGGCAGTTACTCCGCGACGGGCGGCTACTTCGCCGGGCAGGACGCGACGAATGGCCCCCTCACCGCGCTGGCGTCCGGGGTGGATGGCCAGAACGGCGTCTATGTCTATGGAAGCGGCGGCTTCCCCACGCAGAGCTATCAGAACACCCATTACTTCGTGGACGTGCTCTTCCTCCCCACCCCCGACACGAGCGCACCCTCCGCTCCGGGTTCGCTCGTCGCCACCGCCTCCGCGCCGGGGAGCATCCAACTCACCTGGGACGCGGCCACGGACGATGTCGGGGTGACGGCCTATCTCATCTTCCGTGATGGCGATGAAGTCGCCTCGGTGTCTGGCACGACGCGTGGCTACAGGGACCTGGGCCTCGCGGCTTCCACGCTCTACCGCTACACGGTGAAGGCCCGGGACTTCGCTGGCAATACCGGCGCCGCCTCCAACACGGCCTCGGCCACCACGTCCGACCAACAGCCACCTGACGGGTTGAACCTGCCCCGTGTTCCCTGGGAGGGCGGGCCCGCCTTCTACGCACGCTTCCCGGCCATGGCGGGCACGCCCTGGCTGTCGGAGGACTTCTTCCCCATCGGCTACTGGGGCGCCTACACGGACGAAGAGCGGCGCATCGCCACCGACAAGGCGCACGGCATCAATACCTTCCTGGAGACCTATGCCGGCAACGACTCGTCCGCGGGATGGATGCGCCAGCATGGCATCTGGAACCTCGCCGGCTCGGGTCTGGGCGGTGAGGCGGTGGGAACGACCTTCTACGATGAGACGGACATGTGGGCCGGGCCCGGGTGGGATCCGTGGACCGGCAATGTGGCCACCTATGACGTGTGCATCCCGGACGACCCGCGCCGCTGTGGCTTCACCATCTACAACGCGCTGTACCAGGAGCTGAACAACCCGAACGCCTTCATCTACACGAACGTGGGCAAGGGCGCGCTGATGTGGTGGTCGGACGAGCAGCGGGAGATTGGCATCAACGGCGCGGATGGCCCGGACCCGAGGGCGAACTGGCGGTTCGGCATGGTCACCGGCGACATCTACTTCTACACGGATGGCAACATTGGTGGCGAGGCGCCCAACTGGTTCGGCATTCCCGCGAACGAGGTGCGCCGGGCCGCCAACTACGGTGAAATCCTGATGACGAACCTGCGGATCGCGTCGGGCGCCGGCAACAATGGCGAGCCGCGCATCCCGCTGGGCGTCATCGTGGAGCTTGGCGGACAGGCCCAGGGCAGTGTCATCAATGCCAACCAGGTGGAGGGGGCGGTGTGGTCGACGCTCATCCACGAGGCGCGCATGCTCGGGTACTTCTCGCACGTCTTCTCCGACTCCACCGCGAACCCGTTCACCACCGACGTCCTCAACGACTCGCGGGCGGAGTACCAGGAGACGCGCGAGCGCGTGAAGAAGATCAACGCCGAGGTGACCGCGCTGGCCCGGGTTCTCAACACCCAGTCCTATGTGTGGCAGTTCAACCCGAGCCTGAGCACGATGCTCAAGTACCGCGATGGCGCGGCCTACGTCTTCGCCATGCAGAAGCGGCAGTTCACCAGCGGGACCTACACCTTCACCCTCCCGGCGGAGCTCCCCGCGAGCGGGACCATCGAGGTGCTGGGCGAGAACCGCTCCATCTCCTACTCCGGCGGCAGGTTCACCGACTCCTTCACGGCCGAGTACTCGCACCACTCGTACCGCATCCCGGACTGA
- a CDS encoding O-methyltransferase, giving the protein MTTLTSSPFASLLNRLFEEAASTSPATSPALANLSSEERARLMRSKSDYLDFYGRLKDFPLAVSRETGTLLYMLARSCNARTIVEFGTSFGISTLHLAAALRDNGGGRLITSEFEPSKVARARENLTAGGLIDLVEIREGDALRTLAVDLPETIDLLLLDGAKALYPEILDRVESRLRPGALIIADNADFSPDYLARVRSPAAGYLSTPFAEDVELSMRVL; this is encoded by the coding sequence ATGACCACCCTCACCTCCTCCCCGTTTGCATCGCTGTTGAATCGGTTGTTCGAAGAGGCCGCCTCGACGTCGCCGGCGACGAGCCCGGCGCTCGCCAATCTTTCCAGCGAGGAACGGGCCAGGCTGATGCGTAGCAAGAGCGACTACCTGGACTTCTATGGGCGCCTGAAGGATTTTCCGCTCGCGGTTTCGCGAGAGACGGGCACCCTGCTCTACATGCTGGCGCGGAGCTGCAACGCGCGGACGATCGTCGAGTTCGGGACCTCGTTCGGCATCTCGACCCTGCACCTCGCCGCGGCACTGCGTGACAATGGCGGCGGCCGCCTGATCACCAGCGAGTTCGAGCCGTCCAAGGTGGCGCGCGCCCGCGAAAACCTGACGGCCGGTGGTCTCATCGACCTGGTGGAGATCCGCGAGGGAGACGCGCTGCGGACGCTGGCCGTCGATCTCCCGGAAACGATCGACCTGCTCCTGCTCGACGGCGCCAAGGCGCTCTATCCCGAAATCCTGGACCGGGTGGAGAGCCGCCTCAGGCCGGGCGCGCTCATCATCGCCGACAACGCCGACTTCAGCCCCGACTACCTGGCGCGCGTCCGCTCGCCCGCCGCGGGCTACCTGTCCACGCCGTTCGCCGAAGATGTCGAGCTGTCCATGCGCGTCCTTTGA
- a CDS encoding TetR family transcriptional regulator — translation MTERQNPRISSRKQPQQARSTQLVAAILEAAAQVLAKEGARRFTTARVAERAGVSVGSVYQYFPNKAAILFRLQSDEWRQTSELLSGILEDVRKPPLERLRLLVHAFIRSECEEAGMRVALNDAAPLYRDAPEAREARASSDRAVQAFMREVLPVATKATRALAAELVTTTLSAVGKDFSESPRTPAEIEAFAGAMADMFCAYLEGLGKR, via the coding sequence ATGACCGAGCGCCAGAACCCCAGGATTTCCTCACGAAAACAGCCTCAACAGGCCCGCTCGACCCAGCTCGTCGCCGCGATCCTGGAAGCCGCGGCTCAGGTTTTGGCGAAGGAAGGCGCGCGGCGCTTCACCACGGCGCGGGTGGCCGAGCGGGCCGGCGTCAGCGTGGGCTCGGTGTACCAGTACTTCCCGAACAAGGCGGCGATCCTCTTCCGGCTGCAGAGCGACGAATGGCGGCAGACGTCCGAGTTGCTGAGCGGCATCCTCGAGGACGTCCGGAAACCACCGCTTGAACGGCTGCGCCTCCTTGTCCACGCCTTCATCCGCTCGGAATGCGAGGAGGCCGGGATGCGCGTGGCACTCAACGACGCCGCCCCTCTTTATCGCGATGCGCCCGAGGCGCGGGAGGCGAGGGCGTCGAGTGACCGCGCCGTCCAGGCCTTCATGCGAGAGGTGCTCCCTGTGGCCACGAAAGCGACGCGTGCATTGGCCGCCGAGTTGGTCACGACGACGCTCAGCGCGGTGGGAAAGGATTTTTCGGAAAGTCCCCGGACACCCGCGGAGATCGAAGCCTTCGCCGGGGCCATGGCCGATATGTTCTGCGCCTACCTTGAAGGCCTCGGGAAGCGTTGA